In Mycobacterium sp. Aquia_216, a genomic segment contains:
- a CDS encoding alkane 1-monooxygenase — translation MTTQIQAAQEVEGTEWRDKKRYLWLMGLIPPTALFVMLPIVWGLNRLGWHAGAQVPLWIGPILLYILLPILDLRFGPDGQNPPDEVMERLENDRYYRYCTYIYIPFQYLSVVLGAYLFTAPDLHWLGFETGPAGGLGWVGKIGVALSVGVLGGVGINTAHEMGHKKDSLERWLSKITLAQTAYGHFYIEHNRGHHVRVSTPEDPASARFGETFWEFLPRSVFGSLRSSVHLEAQRIRRLGKSPWDPRTYASNDVLNAWAMSVMLFGALIVVFGAGVIPFLVIQAVFGFSLLETVNYLEHYGLLRQKVDSPSGKTRYERCAPVHSWNSDHIVTNLFLYHLQRHSDHHANPTRRYQTLRSMAGSPSLPSGYASMIALTYLPPVWRKVMDHRVLAHYDGDITKVNLQPRLREKLLAKYGVAA, via the coding sequence ATGACCACACAGATCCAGGCGGCCCAAGAAGTCGAGGGCACCGAGTGGCGCGACAAGAAGCGCTACCTGTGGCTGATGGGCTTGATCCCGCCGACCGCGTTGTTCGTGATGCTGCCGATCGTCTGGGGACTGAACCGACTCGGCTGGCACGCCGGCGCCCAGGTGCCGCTGTGGATCGGCCCGATCCTGCTCTACATCCTGCTGCCGATTCTGGACCTGCGTTTCGGGCCCGACGGGCAGAACCCGCCCGACGAGGTGATGGAGCGGCTGGAGAACGACAGGTACTACCGCTACTGCACCTACATCTACATCCCGTTCCAGTACCTCAGCGTCGTGCTGGGTGCCTACCTGTTCACCGCGCCGGACCTGCATTGGCTGGGCTTCGAAACTGGGCCCGCCGGCGGCCTGGGCTGGGTCGGCAAGATCGGCGTCGCGCTGTCGGTCGGTGTACTCGGCGGCGTGGGCATCAACACCGCGCACGAGATGGGGCACAAGAAGGACTCGCTGGAGCGCTGGCTGTCCAAGATCACCCTGGCGCAGACCGCCTACGGCCACTTCTACATCGAGCACAATCGCGGCCATCACGTGCGCGTCTCCACCCCCGAGGACCCGGCGTCGGCCCGCTTCGGCGAGACGTTCTGGGAATTCCTGCCCCGCAGCGTGTTCGGCAGCCTGCGCTCATCGGTTCATCTCGAGGCGCAGCGGATCCGCCGGCTCGGCAAGAGCCCGTGGGACCCCAGGACGTATGCGTCCAACGACGTGCTCAACGCCTGGGCCATGTCGGTGATGCTGTTCGGCGCGCTGATCGTGGTCTTCGGCGCGGGTGTGATTCCGTTCCTCGTCATCCAGGCGGTGTTCGGCTTCTCCCTGCTGGAAACCGTCAACTACCTTGAGCACTACGGCCTACTGCGGCAGAAAGTTGACTCGCCTTCTGGAAAGACGCGCTACGAGCGTTGCGCCCCCGTGCACAGCTGGAACTCTGACCACATCGTCACCAACCTGTTCCTCTACCACCTGCAGCGCCACAGCGATCACCACGCCAATCCCACCAGGCGCTACCAGACGCTGCGCAGCATGGCGGGCTCGCCCAGCCTGCCCAGCGGGTACGCGTCGATGATCGCGCTGACCTACTTGCCGCCGGTGTGGCGCAAGGTGATGGACCACCGGGTGTTGGCGCACTACGACGGCGATATCACCAAGGTCAACCTGCAGCCGCGGCTGCGGGAGAAGCTGCTCGCCAAGTATGGGGTGGCGGCATGA
- a CDS encoding amino acid permease — translation MANRWRTKSVEQSIDDTDEPDTRLRKDLTWWDLTVFGVAVVIGAGIFTVTASTAGDITGPAIWISFVIAAVTCALAALCYAEFASTLPVAGSAYTFSYATFGEFLAWIIGWNLLLELAIGSAVVSKGWSSYLGTVFGFGGGTVQLGSVNLDWGALLIVFLVATLVAAGTKVSSRISAVITAIKVSVVIFVVVVGVFYIKGSNYSPFIPKPEAGREAGGINQSVLSLLTGAHSSHYGWYGVLAGASIVFFAFIGFDIVATMAEETKRPQRDVPRGILTSLAVVTVLYIAVSVVLSGMVSYTQLKTMPGGKPANLATAFTANGIHWASEIIAIGALAGLTTVVMVLVLGGCRVLFAMARDGLLPRALAKTSSRGTPVRITVLIALVIAATASVFPISKLEEMVNVGTLFAFVLVSAGVIVLRRTRPDLERGFRAPWVPVLPIASICACVWLMVNLTALTWVRFGVWLVVGTGIYFGYGYRHSVQGRRQAEQAT, via the coding sequence ATGGCCAACCGCTGGCGCACCAAGTCAGTCGAACAGTCGATCGACGACACCGACGAGCCAGACACCCGGTTGCGTAAGGACCTCACCTGGTGGGACCTGACGGTATTCGGCGTCGCGGTGGTGATCGGCGCCGGCATCTTCACGGTCACCGCGTCGACCGCCGGCGATATCACCGGTCCGGCGATCTGGATATCTTTTGTGATCGCCGCGGTCACCTGCGCGCTGGCCGCTTTGTGTTATGCCGAATTCGCCTCCACCCTGCCCGTCGCGGGCAGCGCGTACACCTTTTCCTATGCCACCTTCGGCGAGTTCCTGGCCTGGATCATCGGCTGGAATCTGTTGCTGGAATTGGCAATCGGCTCCGCCGTGGTGTCTAAAGGCTGGTCCAGTTACTTGGGGACGGTATTCGGATTCGGCGGAGGCACAGTCCAATTGGGCTCGGTGAACCTGGACTGGGGCGCGCTGCTGATCGTCTTTCTGGTGGCGACGCTGGTCGCCGCGGGCACCAAGGTGTCGTCGAGGATTTCCGCGGTGATCACCGCGATCAAGGTGTCGGTGGTGATCTTCGTCGTGGTGGTCGGCGTCTTCTACATCAAAGGCTCCAACTATTCGCCGTTCATCCCCAAGCCGGAAGCCGGGCGCGAGGCCGGCGGCATCAACCAGTCGGTGCTGTCGCTGCTGACGGGGGCGCACAGCAGCCACTACGGCTGGTACGGCGTGCTGGCCGGCGCATCGATCGTGTTCTTCGCGTTCATCGGCTTCGACATAGTCGCCACGATGGCCGAGGAGACCAAACGGCCCCAGCGCGACGTGCCCCGGGGGATCCTCACGTCGCTGGCGGTCGTGACCGTCCTTTACATCGCGGTCTCCGTCGTGTTGTCCGGCATGGTCTCCTACACCCAGCTCAAGACCATGCCCGGTGGCAAGCCGGCGAACCTGGCCACCGCGTTCACCGCGAACGGGATCCATTGGGCGAGCGAGATCATCGCCATCGGGGCATTGGCCGGGCTGACCACCGTGGTGATGGTGCTGGTGCTCGGGGGGTGCCGGGTGCTGTTCGCGATGGCGCGCGACGGTTTGCTGCCGCGAGCGTTGGCCAAGACCAGTTCGCGGGGGACGCCGGTCCGCATCACCGTGCTCATCGCGCTGGTGATCGCGGCCACGGCGTCGGTGTTCCCGATCAGCAAGCTCGAGGAAATGGTGAATGTCGGAACGCTGTTCGCGTTCGTCCTGGTGTCCGCCGGAGTCATCGTGCTGCGCCGGACCCGGCCGGACCTGGAGCGCGGCTTCCGGGCGCCGTGGGTGCCGGTACTCCCGATCGCATCGATCTGCGCGTGTGTCTGGCTGATGGTGAACCTCACCGCGCTGACCTGGGTCCGGTTCGGCGTGTGGCTGGTGGTGGGTACCGGGATTTACTTCGGCTACGGCTACCGGCACTCGGTGCAGGGCCGCCGACAAGCGGAGCAGGCGACCTAG
- the alkX gene encoding TetR family transcriptional regulator AlkX gives MRRSGAVVRAIVAPVKRIPYAEASRVLLRDSVLDAMRDLLLTRDWSAITLSDVARAAGISRQTIYNEFGSRQGLAQGYALRLADRLVDAIHAALDANVGNFFEAFLAGFRSFFAESAADPLVISLLSGVAKPDLLQLITTDSAPIITRASARLSSALTSTWVATSDEDAGVLARAIVRLALSYVSMPPEADHDVARDLARLMTPFAERHGVINVP, from the coding sequence ATGAGGAGGAGCGGCGCAGTGGTACGAGCTATTGTCGCGCCTGTGAAGCGGATTCCTTACGCCGAGGCGTCGCGGGTTCTGCTGCGTGACTCGGTATTGGACGCGATGCGCGACTTGCTGCTGACGCGGGACTGGTCCGCGATCACCCTGTCCGACGTGGCGCGGGCCGCCGGCATCAGCCGGCAGACGATCTACAACGAGTTCGGCTCACGGCAAGGTCTGGCGCAGGGGTACGCCCTGCGCCTGGCCGATCGCCTGGTGGACGCCATCCACGCCGCACTGGACGCGAATGTCGGCAACTTCTTCGAAGCCTTCCTGGCGGGCTTCCGGTCGTTTTTCGCCGAGTCGGCGGCGGACCCGCTGGTGATCTCGCTGCTGAGCGGAGTCGCCAAGCCCGATTTGCTGCAGCTCATCACCACCGACAGTGCGCCCATCATCACCCGCGCTTCGGCCCGGCTGAGCTCCGCATTGACCAGCACGTGGGTGGCCACCAGCGACGAGGACGCCGGCGTGCTGGCGCGCGCCATCGTGCGGCTGGCGTTGAGTTACGTATCGATGCCGCCGGAGGCCGATCACGACGTCGCCCGCGATCTCGCCCGGTTGATGACGCCCTTCGCGGAGCGTCACGGCGTTATCAACGTCCCCTGA
- a CDS encoding rubredoxin, producing MSDYKLFVCVQCGFEYDEAKGWPEDGIAPGTRWDDIPDDWSCPDCGAAKSDFEMVEVARP from the coding sequence GTGAGCGACTACAAGCTTTTTGTCTGCGTGCAGTGCGGGTTCGAGTACGACGAGGCCAAGGGCTGGCCGGAAGACGGCATCGCCCCGGGCACCCGGTGGGACGACATTCCCGACGACTGGAGCTGCCCGGACTGTGGCGCGGCAAAGTCCGACTTCGAGATGGTGGAGGTAGCGCGGCCGTAG
- the mtrA gene encoding two-component system response regulator MtrA has protein sequence MDAMRQRILVVDDDASLAEMLTIVLRGEGFDTAVIGDGTQALTAVRELRPDLVLLDLMLPGMNGIDVCRVLRADSGVPIVMLTAKTDTVDVVLGLESGADDYIMKPFKPKELVARVRARLRRNDDEPAEMLSIADVEIDVPAHKVTRNGEQISLTPLEFDLLVALARKPRQVFTRDVLLEQVWGYRHPADTRLVNVHVQRLRAKVEKDPENPTVVLTVRGVGYKAGPP, from the coding sequence ATGGACGCCATGAGGCAAAGGATTCTGGTCGTCGATGACGACGCTTCGCTTGCGGAGATGCTGACCATCGTTCTTCGTGGGGAGGGTTTCGACACTGCGGTCATCGGTGATGGCACGCAGGCTCTGACCGCGGTGCGCGAGCTGCGGCCCGACCTGGTGCTGCTGGACCTGATGCTGCCCGGCATGAACGGCATCGATGTATGCCGGGTGTTGCGCGCCGATTCCGGCGTTCCGATTGTGATGCTCACCGCCAAGACCGACACCGTCGATGTGGTGCTCGGTCTGGAGTCGGGGGCCGACGACTACATCATGAAGCCGTTCAAGCCCAAGGAGCTGGTCGCCCGGGTGCGGGCGCGGCTGCGTCGCAATGACGACGAGCCCGCCGAGATGCTCTCCATCGCCGACGTCGAGATCGACGTGCCGGCGCACAAGGTCACTCGTAACGGCGAGCAGATCTCGCTGACGCCGCTGGAGTTCGACCTGCTGGTAGCGCTGGCACGCAAACCGCGTCAGGTGTTTACTCGTGATGTGCTGCTCGAACAGGTGTGGGGATATCGCCACCCAGCGGATACCCGCTTGGTGAATGTGCACGTCCAGCGTCTGCGGGCCAAGGTCGAGAAGGACCCGGAGAACCCGACTGTGGTGTTGACCGTTCGAGGAGTGGGTTACAAGGCCGGACCTCCGTGA
- a CDS encoding rubredoxin, whose product MTAYRCPGCDYTYDETKGAPREGFPAGTPFSDIPDDWCCPDCAVREKIDFETASGDNAAARAGEKEPDNWMGVNQ is encoded by the coding sequence ATGACCGCGTATCGTTGCCCCGGCTGCGACTACACCTACGACGAGACGAAAGGCGCTCCGCGGGAAGGCTTTCCCGCGGGCACGCCCTTCAGTGATATCCCCGACGACTGGTGCTGCCCCGATTGTGCGGTGCGCGAAAAGATCGATTTCGAAACGGCGTCCGGCGACAATGCGGCCGCGCGAGCGGGTGAGAAGGAGCCGGACAATTGGATGGGAGTGAACCAGTGA
- the lpqB gene encoding MtrAB system accessory lipoprotein LpqB has product MRRLYVALLAMLLAGCAGVPSTSAPQAIGTVERPAPSNLPKPTPGMDPDVLLREFLKATADPANRHLAARQFLTQSASNAWDDAGSALLIDHVVFVETRGAERVSATMRADILGSLSDVGVFETAEGILPDPGPIELVKTSGGWRIDKLPNGVFLDWQQFQATYKRNTLYFADPTGKTVVPDPRYVAVADHDQLATELMSKLLAGPRPEMAHTVRNLLAPPLRLRGPVTRADGGKNGIGRGYGGARIDLQKLSTTDPHSRQLLAAQIIWTLARADIRGPYVINADGAPLDDRFAEGWTTSDVAATDPGVADGAGAGLHALINGSLVGLDGQHSTTVPGAFGRMGDQTLAALSRSGRQVASVVTLHRGAPDMAESLWIGDLGGEAVQSADGHSLSRPSWSLDDAVWVVVDGNNVLRAIQEPASGQPARLPVDSGALASKFPGPITDLQLSRDGTRAAMVIGGEVILAGVEQTQAGQYALTYPRRLGFGLGNTVVSLYWRTGDDMVVTRNDLAHPVSYVNLDGVNSDAPAHGLQIPLTAIAANPSTVYVAAPQGVLQYSASASESQQTWSDVPGLMTGGAAPVLPG; this is encoded by the coding sequence ATGCGGCGGCTTTACGTCGCGCTGCTGGCGATGCTGCTCGCCGGCTGTGCGGGAGTGCCCAGCACGTCGGCGCCGCAAGCCATCGGCACCGTCGAACGTCCGGCGCCGTCGAACCTGCCCAAGCCGACCCCCGGCATGGATCCCGACGTGCTGCTGCGCGAATTCCTCAAGGCCACAGCCGATCCGGCCAACCGGCATTTGGCGGCGCGGCAGTTCCTCACCCAGTCGGCGTCCAATGCCTGGGATGACGCCGGTAGCGCGCTGCTGATCGACCACGTGGTGTTCGTCGAAACCCGGGGCGCCGAACGGGTTTCGGCGACCATGCGGGCCGACATCCTGGGCTCGCTGTCCGACGTCGGGGTTTTTGAAACGGCCGAGGGGATACTGCCCGACCCGGGACCGATCGAGTTGGTCAAGACGTCCGGCGGCTGGCGGATCGACAAGCTGCCCAATGGCGTTTTCCTGGACTGGCAACAGTTTCAGGCGACCTACAAGCGCAACACCCTGTACTTCGCCGACCCGACCGGGAAGACGGTGGTACCCGACCCGCGCTATGTCGCGGTCGCCGATCACGATCAGCTGGCCACCGAACTCATGTCCAAGCTGCTGGCCGGACCCAGGCCCGAGATGGCTCACACCGTCCGCAACCTGCTCGCCCCGCCGCTGCGGCTGCGGGGGCCGGTGACCCGGGCCGACGGCGGCAAGAACGGGATCGGGCGCGGTTACGGCGGCGCACGCATCGATTTGCAGAAGCTCTCCACCACCGATCCGCACAGTAGGCAACTACTTGCCGCACAGATCATTTGGACGTTGGCCAGAGCCGACATCCGGGGCCCGTATGTGATCAACGCCGACGGGGCACCGCTGGATGACAGGTTCGCCGAAGGGTGGACCACCTCCGACGTCGCCGCCACCGACCCGGGCGTGGCCGACGGTGCCGGCGCGGGGCTGCACGCGCTGATCAACGGATCGCTGGTCGGCCTGGACGGGCAGCATTCCACCACGGTGCCCGGCGCCTTCGGCCGGATGGGTGACCAGACGCTCGCTGCGTTGTCCCGCAGCGGGCGGCAGGTGGCGTCGGTCGTGACCCTGCACCGCGGCGCCCCGGACATGGCGGAGTCGCTGTGGATCGGTGATCTCGGTGGCGAGGCGGTGCAATCCGCCGACGGGCACAGCCTGTCGCGTCCCAGCTGGTCGCTGGACGACGCGGTCTGGGTGGTGGTGGACGGCAACAACGTGCTGCGGGCCATTCAGGAACCGGCGTCCGGACAACCCGCGCGCCTCCCGGTGGATTCCGGGGCGTTGGCGAGCAAATTCCCGGGGCCGATCACCGACCTGCAATTGTCCCGGGACGGCACGCGGGCGGCGATGGTGATCGGCGGCGAGGTCATTCTCGCCGGTGTCGAGCAGACGCAGGCCGGGCAGTACGCGCTGACTTACCCCCGGCGGTTGGGTTTCGGGCTGGGCAACACGGTGGTGTCCTTGTACTGGCGCACCGGCGACGACATGGTGGTAACGCGCAATGACCTTGCGCATCCGGTTTCGTACGTGAACCTTGACGGGGTGAACTCCGACGCGCCCGCGCACGGTTTGCAGATTCCGCTGACCGCGATCGCGGCCAACCCGTCGACCGTCTACGTCGCCGCTCCGCAAGGCGTGCTGCAGTATTCGGCGTCCGCTTCGGAAAGCCAGCAGACCTGGTCGGACGTGCCGGGCCTGATGACCGGTGGCGCCGCTCCGGTGCTGCCGGGATAA
- the ahcY gene encoding adenosylhomocysteinase — protein sequence MTESSLTPDVRNGIDFKIADLSLAEFGRKELDLAEYEMPGLMELRREYAEVQPLKGARISGSLHMTVQTAVLIETLTSLGAEVRWASCNIFSTQDHAAAAVVVGPHGTPEEPKGVPVFAWKGETLEEYWWAAEQMLTWPDPDKPANMILDDGGDATMLVLRGAQYEKAGVVPPAEEDDSAEWKVFLNLLRSRFETDKGKWTKISESVKGVTEETTTGVLRLYQFAAAGDLAFPAINVNDSVTKSKFDNKYGTRHSLIDGINRGTDALIGGKKVLICGYGDVGKGCAEAVKGQGARVVVTEIDPINALQALMEGFDVVTVEEAIGDADIVVTATGNKDIISLEHMKAMKDHAILGNIGHFDNEIDMAALERSGATRLNIKPQVDLWTFGDSGKSIIVLSEGRLLNLGNATGHPSFVMSNSFANQTIAQIELWTKNDEYDNEVYRLPKHLDEKVARIHVQALGGTLTKLTKEQAEYLGIDVEGPYKPDHYRY from the coding sequence ATGACCGAAAGCTCGCTGACGCCCGACGTTCGTAACGGCATCGACTTCAAGATCGCCGATCTGTCGCTTGCGGAGTTCGGCCGTAAAGAGCTGGACCTGGCCGAGTACGAGATGCCCGGCCTGATGGAGTTGCGTCGCGAGTACGCCGAGGTGCAACCGCTGAAGGGGGCCCGGATCTCGGGCTCGCTGCATATGACCGTGCAGACCGCGGTGCTGATCGAGACGCTGACCTCGCTGGGCGCCGAGGTGCGCTGGGCCTCGTGCAACATCTTCTCGACGCAGGACCACGCGGCGGCCGCGGTCGTCGTCGGTCCGCACGGCACGCCGGAGGAGCCCAAGGGTGTTCCGGTGTTCGCCTGGAAGGGTGAGACGCTCGAGGAGTACTGGTGGGCCGCCGAGCAGATGCTGACCTGGCCGGACCCGGACAAGCCCGCCAACATGATCCTCGACGACGGCGGCGACGCCACCATGCTGGTGCTGCGCGGCGCGCAGTACGAGAAGGCCGGCGTGGTGCCGCCCGCCGAGGAGGACGACTCCGCGGAGTGGAAGGTCTTCTTGAACCTGCTGCGGAGCCGGTTCGAGACCGACAAGGGCAAGTGGACCAAGATCTCCGAGTCGGTCAAGGGTGTCACCGAGGAGACCACCACCGGCGTGCTGCGCCTTTACCAGTTCGCCGCGGCCGGTGACCTGGCGTTCCCGGCGATCAACGTCAACGACTCGGTGACCAAGTCCAAGTTCGACAACAAGTACGGCACCCGGCACTCGCTGATCGACGGCATCAACCGCGGCACCGACGCGCTGATCGGCGGCAAGAAGGTCCTCATCTGCGGCTACGGCGACGTCGGGAAGGGCTGCGCGGAGGCGGTCAAGGGCCAGGGCGCCCGGGTCGTCGTCACCGAGATCGACCCGATCAACGCGCTGCAGGCGCTGATGGAGGGCTTCGACGTCGTGACGGTCGAGGAGGCGATCGGCGACGCGGACATCGTCGTGACCGCCACCGGCAACAAGGACATCATCTCGCTCGAGCACATGAAGGCGATGAAGGACCACGCCATCCTGGGCAACATCGGTCACTTCGACAACGAGATCGACATGGCGGCGCTGGAGCGCTCGGGCGCCACGCGGCTCAACATCAAGCCGCAGGTCGACCTGTGGACGTTTGGCGACTCCGGCAAGTCGATCATCGTGCTGTCCGAGGGTCGGCTGCTGAACCTGGGTAACGCCACCGGGCACCCGTCGTTCGTGATGAGCAACAGCTTCGCCAACCAGACGATCGCCCAGATCGAGCTGTGGACCAAGAACGACGAGTACGACAACGAGGTGTACCGGCTGCCCAAGCACCTCGACGAGAAGGTGGCCCGCATCCACGTCCAGGCGCTGGGTGGCACCCTCACCAAGCTGACCAAGGAGCAGGCCGAATACCTCGGCATCGACGTCGAAGGCCCGTACAAGCCGGACCACTACCGCTACTGA
- a CDS encoding class I SAM-dependent methyltransferase: MIPDDPAEWKALASRQLPLPFFGTHYAMALARAIMAATKLGVFESLSREAATPAEIARRCGTDTVATQKLLVALAGSDYLQYCDGRYTLTPNARTWLLTGSPRSIVDVVLFAFDEWELMTHVEDYVRTGVPLELHQTMTGVQWDHYQRSMRALAGLTAHEVAEVIPVPSGATDMIDVGGSHGHYSVALCRRHPHLRSVVLDLPEAVRVSAPLLATEQMGARVAHLEADALTHDFGVESYDVVLLCNLAHHLSAAENAMLFRRLGRALRPRGVFAMIEPLRLEPGYGASQFAALNELYFGVTSRSGTWTASDTAGWQRDAGLQPAAEPVTLSGGDIGLQIATKI; the protein is encoded by the coding sequence ATGATTCCTGATGACCCGGCGGAATGGAAGGCACTGGCGTCCCGCCAACTACCGTTGCCATTCTTCGGAACCCACTACGCAATGGCCCTTGCGCGCGCGATCATGGCCGCGACCAAACTCGGCGTGTTCGAGTCGTTGAGCCGGGAGGCGGCGACGCCCGCCGAAATCGCCCGGCGGTGCGGGACAGACACTGTCGCAACGCAGAAGCTGCTAGTCGCCCTGGCCGGGTCGGATTACCTGCAATATTGCGATGGCCGGTACACGTTGACGCCGAACGCGCGCACCTGGTTGCTGACGGGAAGTCCCCGCTCGATAGTCGACGTGGTGCTGTTCGCGTTCGACGAATGGGAGCTCATGACGCACGTCGAAGACTATGTGCGCACCGGTGTCCCCCTCGAACTGCACCAGACCATGACCGGTGTGCAGTGGGACCACTACCAAAGATCCATGCGGGCCCTGGCCGGCCTGACGGCGCATGAAGTCGCGGAAGTCATCCCGGTGCCGAGCGGCGCCACCGACATGATCGACGTCGGCGGCTCGCACGGCCACTACTCGGTTGCGCTGTGCCGGCGTCATCCCCACTTGCGTTCGGTGGTCCTGGACCTGCCCGAAGCGGTCCGGGTTTCGGCGCCGCTGTTGGCCACGGAGCAGATGGGCGCTCGCGTAGCCCACCTCGAAGCCGACGCGCTGACCCACGATTTCGGTGTCGAGTCCTACGACGTGGTGCTGCTGTGCAATCTCGCACACCACCTCAGTGCGGCCGAGAACGCCATGCTGTTCCGGCGATTGGGGCGGGCACTGCGACCGCGCGGTGTCTTTGCGATGATCGAGCCCTTGCGACTCGAACCAGGTTACGGTGCAAGCCAATTCGCCGCACTCAACGAGCTGTACTTCGGGGTCACCAGCCGATCCGGGACTTGGACCGCGAGTGACACCGCGGGATGGCAGCGTGATGCGGGACTGCAGCCCGCAGCCGAGCCGGTCACGCTGAGCGGCGGCGATATCGGCCTACAGATCGCGACGAAGATCTAG
- the mtrB gene encoding MtrAB system histidine kinase MtrB codes for MIWGSRRRIHGHRWGRTGPVTRGMSALSRAVGVAWRRSLQLRVVALTLGLSLTVILALGFVLTSQVTNRVLDVKVKAGIEQIDRARTTVGGIVNGEETRSLDSSLQLARNTLTSKTDPASGAGFAGAFDAVLMVPGDGPRPATSAGPVDQVPASLRGFVKAGQAAYQYATVHTEGFSGPALIIGTPASSQVANLELYLIFPLASEQATITLVRGTMITGGAVLLVLLAGIALLVSRQVVVPVRSASRIAERFAEGHLSERMPVRGEDDMARLAVSFNDMAESLSRQITQLEEFGNLQRRFTSDVSHELRTPLTTVRMAADLIYDHSSELDPTLQRSTELMVNELDRFESLLSDLLEISRHDAGVAELSVEAVDLRTTVQSALGNVGHLAEDAGIELLVDMPDEEVIAEVDPRRVERILRNLIANAIDHAEHKPVRIRMGVDEDTVAVTVRDFGVGLRPGEEKLVFSRFWRSDPSRVRRSGGTGLGLAISVEDARLHQGRLEAWGEPGQGACFRLTLPMIRGHKVTTSPLPMKPIPQPAPPDGAPGQPSGKERPRQHEHAERGG; via the coding sequence TTGATTTGGGGCTCGCGGCGACGTATTCACGGTCACCGCTGGGGGCGCACCGGCCCCGTGACTCGGGGCATGAGTGCGTTGAGTCGAGCCGTCGGCGTTGCCTGGCGCCGTTCGCTGCAACTGCGAGTCGTGGCACTCACTCTCGGACTGTCGTTGACGGTGATCCTGGCGCTCGGCTTCGTGCTGACCAGCCAGGTCACCAACCGGGTGCTTGACGTCAAGGTCAAGGCGGGTATCGAGCAGATCGACCGGGCGCGCACCACTGTCGGCGGGATCGTCAACGGCGAGGAGACGCGCTCGCTGGACAGCAGCCTGCAGCTGGCCCGTAACACGTTGACGTCGAAAACCGACCCGGCCTCGGGCGCCGGTTTCGCCGGCGCATTCGACGCGGTGCTGATGGTGCCGGGCGACGGCCCGCGGCCCGCGACCTCGGCCGGCCCGGTCGATCAGGTGCCGGCCTCGTTGCGCGGCTTCGTCAAGGCCGGGCAGGCGGCCTACCAGTACGCCACGGTGCACACGGAAGGCTTCTCGGGGCCCGCGCTGATCATCGGTACGCCGGCGTCGTCGCAGGTGGCCAACCTGGAGTTGTACCTGATCTTTCCGTTGGCCAGCGAGCAAGCCACGATCACGCTGGTGCGCGGCACGATGATCACCGGCGGCGCGGTGCTGCTGGTGTTGCTGGCCGGGATCGCGCTGCTGGTCTCGCGTCAGGTGGTGGTGCCGGTGCGCTCGGCATCGCGGATCGCCGAACGGTTCGCCGAGGGGCATCTGTCCGAACGGATGCCGGTGCGCGGTGAAGACGACATGGCGCGGCTGGCGGTGTCGTTCAACGACATGGCCGAGAGCCTGTCGCGGCAGATCACGCAGCTCGAGGAGTTCGGCAACCTGCAGCGTCGGTTCACCTCCGATGTCAGTCACGAACTGCGCACTCCGCTGACCACGGTGCGGATGGCCGCCGACTTGATCTACGACCACAGTTCCGAACTGGACCCCACCCTGCAGCGCTCCACCGAGCTGATGGTCAACGAGCTCGATCGCTTCGAGTCGCTGCTCAGCGACCTGTTGGAGATCTCCAGGCACGACGCCGGTGTGGCCGAATTGTCCGTGGAGGCAGTCGATTTGCGCACGACGGTGCAGAGCGCGCTGGGCAATGTGGGCCACCTGGCCGAGGACGCCGGCATCGAGCTGCTGGTGGACATGCCCGACGAAGAGGTGATCGCCGAGGTGGATCCGCGGCGGGTGGAGCGCATCCTGCGCAATCTGATCGCCAACGCCATCGACCACGCCGAGCACAAACCGGTGCGGATCCGGATGGGGGTCGACGAGGACACCGTCGCCGTCACGGTCCGTGACTTCGGGGTCGGGCTGCGGCCCGGCGAGGAGAAGCTGGTGTTCAGCCGGTTCTGGCGGTCGGACCCGTCGCGGGTGCGGCGCTCCGGGGGCACCGGGCTGGGGTTGGCGATCAGCGTCGAGGATGCGCGGCTGCACCAGGGCCGGCTGGAGGCGTGGGGCGAGCCCGGTCAGGGTGCCTGCTTCCGGCTGACCCTTCCCATGATCCGCGGTCACAAGGTCACGACCAGTCCGTTGCCGATGAAACCGATTCCGCAGCCGGCACCGCCGGACGGGGCGCCCGGTCAACCATCGGGCAAAGAGCGGCCGCGCCAACATGAGCACGCCGAGAGGGGCGGGTGA